A genomic region of Saccopteryx bilineata isolate mSacBil1 chromosome 1, mSacBil1_pri_phased_curated, whole genome shotgun sequence contains the following coding sequences:
- the HYOU1 gene encoding hypoxia up-regulated protein 1, translated as MVAAVRRQRRIACWALMVVLLADLLALSDMLAVMSVDLGSESMKVAIVKPGVPMEIVLNKESRRKTPVTVTLKENERFFGDSAASLAIKNPKATLRYFLHLLGKQENNPHVALYRDRFPEHELGFDPQRQTVYFQISPQLQFSPEEVLGMVLNYSRSLAEDFAEQPIKDAVITVPAFFNQAERRAVLQAAHMAGLKVLQLINDNTATALSYGVFRRKDINTTAQNVMFYDMGSGSTVCTIVTYQTVKTKEAGMQPQLQIQGVGFDRTLGGLEMELRLREHLAGLFNEQRKGQKVKDVRENPRAMAKLLREANRLKTVLSANADHMAQIEGLMDDVDFKAKVTRMEFEELCADLFERVPGPVQQALQSARMNLDEIEQVILVGGATRVPKVQEVLLKAVGKEELGKNINADEAAAMGAVYQAAALSKAFKVKPFIVRDAVIYPILVEFTREVEEEPGVQSLKHNKRVLFSRMGPYPQRKVITFNRYSHDFNFYINYGDLGFLGPEDLRVFGSQNLTTVKLKGVGESFKKYPNYESKGIKAHFNLDESGVLSLDRVESVFETLVEDSPEEESTLTKLGNTISSLFGGGTTADTKENGTNMIQEEEEGLAEGSRDEPGEQAELKEEAEAPVEDTSQPPPPVSKGDVAPEGEKTTDKENGEKSEAQKPSDKEETGSEGIPPGPEEEKKQKPSRKQRVVEEIGVELVVLDLPDLSEDELTRSAQKLQDLTVRDLEKQEREKAANSLEAFIFETQDKLYQPEYQEVSTEEQREEISGRLSAASTWLEDEGFEATTVMLKEKLADLKKLCQGLFFRVEERKKWPERLSALDNLLNHSSMFLKGARLIPEMDQLFTEVEMTTLEKVINETWAWKNATMAEQAKLSTTVKPVLLSRDIEAKMMALDREVQYLLNKAKFAKPRPRPKDKNETHAEPPLNASASVHEEKVIRPADQTEDAKPISEPEKEMGSEPADAEPLELEGREAESEQKEQSTGQKRTLKNDEL; from the exons ATGGTAGCCGCTgtcaggaggcagaggaggataGCCTGTTGGGCCTTGATGGTTGTGCTCTTAGCAGACCTGTTGGCACTGAGTG ACATGCTGGCAGTGATGTCTGTGGACCTGGGCAGTGAGTCCATGAAGGTGGCCATCGTCAAGCCTGGAGTGCCCATGGAAATTGTCTTGAACAA GGAATCTCGGAGGAAAACCCCAGTGACTGTTActctgaaagaaaatgaaagattctTTGGAGACAGTGCAGCAAGCCTG gCCATCAAGAATCCAAAGGCTACACTGCGTTACTTCCTGCATCTCCTGGGGAAGCAGGAGAATAATCCCCATGTGGCCCTTTACAGGGACCGTTTCCCAGAGCATGAGTTAGGCTTCGACCCTCAGAGGCAGACTGTGTACTTCCAAATCAGCCC GCAGCTGCAGTTCTCACCTGAGGAGGTACTGGGCATGGTTCTCAATTACTCCCGTTCCCTGGCTGAAGATTTTGCAG AACAGCCCATCAAGGACGCAGTGATCACTGTGCCAGCCTTCTTCAATCAGGCTGAGCGCCGAGCTGTGCTGCAGGCTGCTCACATGGCTGGCCTTAAAGTGCTGCAGCTTATCAACGACAACACTGCCACCGCCCTCAGCTACGGCGTCTTCCGTCGGAAGGATATCAACACCACTGCCCAG AATGTCATGTTTTATGACATGGGCTCAGGCAGCACTGTGTGTACCATCGTAACCTACCAGACAGTGAAGACTAAGGAGGCAGGGATGCAGCCACAGCTGCAAATCCAGGGAGTGGG GTTTGACCGTACCCTGGGGGGCCTGGAGATGGAGCTCCGGCTACGTGAGCACTTGGCTGGGCTTTTCAATGAGCAGCGCAAGGGCCAGAAAGTGAAGGATGTGAGGGAGAACCCCCGTGCCATGGCCAAGCTGCTACGTGAGGCTAATCGACTCAAAACTGTCCTGAGTGCCAATGCTGACCACATGGCACAG ATTGAAGGCCTCATGGATGATGTGGATTTCAAGGCAAAAGTGACTCGAATGGAGTTTGAAGAGTTGTGTGCAGACCTATTTGAGCGGGTGCCTGGGCCTGTGCAGCAGGCTCTCCAGAGTGCCAGAATGAATTTG GATGAGATTGAGCAGGTGATCCTGGTGGGTGGAGCCACTCGGGTGCCCAAAGTTCAGGAGGTTCTTCTGAAGGCTGTGGGCAA GGAGGAGCTGGGGAAGAACATCAATGCAGATGAAGCAGCCGCTATGGGGGCTGTATACCAGGCAGCCGCTCTCAGCAAAGCCTTCAAGGTGAAGCCATTTATAGTTCGAGATGCAGTGATCTACCCCATCCTG GTTGAGTTCACcagggaggtagaggaggagccTGGTGTTCAAAGCCTGAAGCACAATAAACGTGTTCTCTTCTCTCGGATGGGGCCTTATCCTCAACGCAAAGTTATCACCTTTAACCGCTACAGCCATGATTTCAACTTCTACATCAACTATGGTGACCTGGGCTTCCTGGGGCCTGAGGATCTTCG GGTATTTGGCTCCCAGAATCTGACCACAGTCAAGCTAAAAGGTGTGGGTGAGAGCTTCAAGAAGTATCCCAACTACGAGTCCAAGGGCATCAAGGCTCACTTCAACCTGGACGAGAGTGGTGTGCTCAGCCTAGACAGG GTGGAGTCTGTTTTTGAGACACTGGTGGAAGACAGCCCAGAAGAAGAATCAACTCTGACTA AACTTGGCAACACTATCTCCAGCCTATTTGGAGGTGGCACCACAGCAGATACCAAAGAGAATGGTACTAACATGATCCAG gaggaagaggaaggcctTGCTGAGGGGAGTAGGGATGAGCCTGGAGAGCAAGCAGAGCTCaaggaggaagctgaggccccCGTGGAGGACACctctcagcccccaccccctgtgTCTAAGGGAGATGTAGCCCCTGAGGGAGAAAAGACCACAgacaaagaaaatggagaaaagtcTGAGGCCCAG AAGCCAAGTGACAAGGAGGAGACAGGGTCTGAGGGTATCCCTCCAGGcccagaggaggaaaagaagcagaaacCCTCCCGTAAGCAAAGAGTGGTAGAGGAGATTGGAGTGGAGCTGGTTGTTCTGGACCTGCCTGACTTGTCCGAGGATGAGCTGACTCGGTCAGCACAGAA ACTTCAAGACTTAACAGTCCGAGACCTAGAGAAGCAGGAACGGGAGAAAGCTGCCAACAGCTTGGAAGCTTTCATCTTCGAGACCCAG GACAAGCTGTACCAGCCCGAGTACCAGGAAGTGTCCACTGAGGAACAGCGGGAAGAGATCTCTGGGAGGCTCAGCGCTGCTTCCACTTGGCTGGAGGATGAAGGCTTTGAGGCCACCACAGTG ATGTTAAAGGAGAAGCTGGCTGATCTGAAGAAACTGTGTCAAGGGTTGTTTTTTCGGGTGGAAGAGCGCAAGAAGTGGCCTGAACGGCTGTCTGCCCTTGATAATCTCCTCAACCATTCCAGCATGTTCCTCAA GGGAGCCCGGCTTATTCCAGAGATGGACCAGCTCTTCACTGAAGTGGAGATGACAACGTTAGAGAAGGTCATCAATGAGACCTGG GCCTGGAAGAATGCAACGATGGCTGAGCAGGCTAAGCTTTCCACCACAGTGAAGCCAGTATTGCTGTCAAGAGACATCGAGGCCAAGATGATGGCCTTGGACCGTGAGGTGCAGTATCTGCTCAATAAGGCCAAGTTTGCCAAGCCCCGGCCCAGGCCCAAAGACAAGAATGAAACCCATGCAGAACCTCCACTCAACGCCAGTGCCAGTGTCCATGAGGAGAAGGTCATCCGCCCAGCAG ACCAGACTGAAGATGCAAAGCCCATTTCAGAACCTGAGAAAGAGATGG GATCTGAACCAGCAGATGCTGAACCTCTTGAGTTAGAAGGCCGTGAAGCAG aATCTGAACAGAAGGAGCAGTCCACAGGACAGAAACGAACTTTAAAGAATGATGAACTATAA
- the LOC136315127 gene encoding protein FAM200C-like: MAKRRKDEEYRSFQQEWTEEFGFVERAGSAVCLICNGKIASMKRSNIKRHFDTRHTTFALKYPAGDSRKKACQELLCRVQANQQQLHVWTQQGDWNSASFADALATVRNRKPFTDREYARTFMIDVASELFDDFSDKEKIMKRIQEIPLSARSVHDHTIMMANQIEATQVKDINAAPFFSLALVESTDVSHLSQFSVIARYAVGDTLREESLGVLPMKETTRGEDLFKSFTEFAKEKNLPMDKLISVCTDGAPCMVGKNRGFVALLCEYEKRPILSFQCILHQEVLYAQMCGEQLGEVMSLVIQVVNFIVARALNDRQFKTLLDEVGNNYPGLLLHSNVRWLSRGKVLSCFAACLSEIRTFLEMKNVEHPELANTEWLLKFYYLVDMTEHLNQLNVKMQGVGNTVLSLQQAVFAFENRLELFIADIETGRLLHFEKLGEFKDACTASDPAQHLDLQQLAGFTSNLLQSFKARFGEFRERTRLFKFITHPHECAVDSADLSYIPGVSVRDFELQVADLKASDMWVNKFKSLNEDLERLARQQAELVSKHKWGEMKKLQPVDQLIVKTWNTLPVTYHTLQRVSIAVLTMFGSMYACEQSFSYLKNIKTNQ, translated from the coding sequence atggctaaaagaagaaaagatgaggagtatcgttcttttcagcaggaatggacagaggaattcggctttgtggagagagcaggttctgcagtgtgtctaatatgcaatggtaaaattgcatcaatgaaacggtcaaatataaagcggcacttcgacacacgccatactacatttgcattgaaatatccagcaggggacagcaggaagaaagcatgtcaagagctactttgcagagtgcaagctaatcagcagcaactccatgtttggacccaacaaggtgactggaattcagctagctttgctgatgctttagcaactgtgagaaacagaaagccattcacagataggGAGTATGCCAGAACATTCATgattgatgttgccagtgaactttttgatgacttttcggataaagaaaagataatgaaacGAATACAAGAGATACCTCTGTCGGCAAGgtctgttcacgatcataccatcatgatggcaaatcaaattgaggcaacacaagtgaaggacataaatgcagcaccattcttttctcttgctttggttGAGTCAAcggacgtaagccatttatcccagttcagcgtgattgcaaggtatgctgtcggtgacacactacgtgaggaaagtcttggtgttttgcctatgaaagagacaacaagaggggaggatttattcaagtctttcactgagtttgctaaagaaaaaaatctaccgatggataaacttatttcagtgtgtactgatggtgctccgtgcatggtggggaaaaacagaggatttgtagcgcttctttgtgaatatgaaaagagacccatcctaagttttcagtgcatcctacatcaggaggtgctttatgctcagatgtgtggcgagcagcttggtgaggtgatgtcgctggtcattcaggtggtcaactttattgttgcccgagctttaaatgatcgccagtttaaaacactactggatgaagttgggaataattatcctggtctgcttctgcacagcaatgtgcgttggttgtcaagagggaaggtgctcagctgtttcgcggcttgtctgagcgaaatccggacttttcttgaaatgaaaaacgtcgagcatcctgagctagctaacactgagtggctcctgaagttctactatctcgtggacatgactgaacatctgaaccagctcaatgtgaaaatgcaaggcgttggaaatacagtcttatcccttcaacaagcagtgtttgcatttgaaaacaggctggaactcttcatcgccgacattgaaacaggtcgtttactacactttgaaaaactgggagagtttaaagatgcatgcacagcaagtgaccctgctcaacatcttgatctccagcagctagcgggcttcacatctaatctcctgcagtcattcaaagcgcgctttggagaatttcgtgagcgcactcgtctttttaagttcatcacccatccacacgagtgtgcagtggacagcgccgacctgagttacatccccggtgtctctgtcagagattttgagctacaagttgctgacctgaaggcctcagacatgtgggtgaataagttcaagtcactgaatgaagatttggaaagacttgcacgacaacaagcagagttggtgagcaaacacaagtggggagaaatgaaaaaacttcaacccgtggaccagctgattgtcaaaacttggaacacacttcccgtcacataccacacactgcagcgtgtgagtattgctgtactgacaatgtttggctctatgtatgcatgtgagcagtctttctcatatcTAAAGAATATTAAGACCAACCAATGA